In a genomic window of Caloenas nicobarica isolate bCalNic1 chromosome 1, bCalNic1.hap1, whole genome shotgun sequence:
- the TMEM126A gene encoding transmembrane protein 126A has translation MTGREFLEVDTPQQRLFLERFKRMEIIQKIFNELPKADQNLCNHGSYFLAANSSLCGLVGNNFFRNILHVRRAAFISALPMAVVPFLSTAAVYEVFVREPLFSGELNCEVCAVVRGGLIGAVVGGLYPVFLALPMNASLAARYSSSPLPGKENLFRFWLTVAQPVFRKMSWAVLVQALTGIYLATKHHGIYVKILEQMNTRRDPEELQA, from the exons ATGACAGGAAGAGAATTTCTTGAAGTAGATACTCCGCAGCAAAGACTATTTCTGGAAAGATTTAAGCGGATGGAAATCATACAAAAGATATTCAATGAGCTTCCTAAAGCAGATCA GAACCTCTGTAATCATGGATCATACTTCCTTGCGGCAAACTCAAGCTTATGTGGCTTAGTGGGAAATAACTTCTTCAGGAACATCCTCCACGTCAGACGAGCTGCCTTCATCTCTGCTTTGCCCATGGCTGTTGTTCCGTTTCTTTCAACAGCAGCAGTTTATGAAGTTTTTGTGCGTGAACCTTTATTTTCAG GTGAGCTAAACTGCGAGGTCTGCGCTGTGGTCAGAGGAGGATTGATAGGGGCTGTTGTTGGTGGGCTCTACCCGGTGTTCCTGGCTCTCCCCATGAACGCAAGCCTGGCAGCCAG GTATTCGTCCTCTCCCTTGCCAGGGAAAGAAAATCTATTTCGCTTCTGGCTCACAGTTGCTCAGCCTGTCTTTAGAAAGATGAGTTGGGCTGTACTTGTACAGGCTCTAACTGGAATATATCTTGCCACTAAACATCACGGAATATATGTCAAAATACTGGAGCAGATGAACACCAGGAGGGATCCTGAAGAGTTACAAGCATGA